atatatatatgtttctttttgttttttgtttttgttcaacagccatttattccactgcaggaaatcggtctctctcaattctttatttgagaggttatatatgtatatacatatatgtgcatatatgaatgtgtatatatatatgtatgtatacatatgtatatgtatatatttatgtatatatatgtatatatgtgtatgtatatatgtatatatatgtatatatatatgtatatatgtgtatgtatatatgtatatatatatgtatgtatatgtgtatatatatgtatgtatatatgtatatatatgtatgtatatatgtatatatatgtatatatatgtatatatatgtatgtatatatgtatatatatgtatgtatatatgtatatatatgtatgtatatatgtatgtatatatgtatatatatgtatgtatatatgtttatatatgtatgtatatatgtatatatatgtatgtatatatgtatatatatgtatgtatatatgtatatatatgtatgtatatatgtataaatatgtatgtatatatgtatatatatgtatgtatatttgtatatatatatgaatgtatatatgtatatatatgtatgtatatatgtatatatatgtatatatatgtatgtatatatgtatatatatgtatgtatatatgtatatatatgtatgtatatatgtatatatatgtatgtatatatgtatatatatgaatgtatatatgtatatatatgtatgtatatatgtatatatatgtatgtatatatgtatatatatgtatgtatatatgtatatatatatgtatatatgtatatatatgtatatatgtatatatatgtatatatgtatatatatgtatatatgtatatatatgtatgtatatatatgtatgtatatatatatatgtatatataagtgtatatctatacactatatatatatttcactatatatttatgtcactatatatatatatatatatatatatatatatatatatatatataatacatgtatattaaccCACGTTCCTCCATTTCCAACGGATGGGCATCGTTCAAcgtttccccatcccttcctcagtTCTAACCAATACATGCACGTAGGCCTTAAAAGTTCCAGGTAAGCTGAATTATTTCATAACTTTGGAACAGGTGTGAGCGGTGCTTGTACAACCATTCACTTGTCCTTCAAGTAAAGGGTAAGTACTATTGTGTGCGTTGGTTCTCCTTTGTGCGTGAGGGAGTCAAGTTGAAAAGGCACCAGTGTTCATTTCAGTAGAAACAACTTTATTCTCCATATAGATACGGTGATGATGCAACATGAGTTTTTATTACTGTTCAGTTCGCTGCAGATACATTCATTACGCAATAAATTAATTCAGCCTCTTGTTATTGCCCTTATTTTATATGACGTTATGTAAATACGTAAACGATGCGGACCTTGTAAAGTGTGGTAGAAAGGCTTTGCGATCTTCATACCACCCTATTATCAGTTTGCAATAATATTCTGCAATATTACTGCAAACTGATGAAATTTTTGCGCCAACTTAGATCACCCGTTTCGTGAACTTcacgctcactctttctcctgGTTGCGCCTTTTTTCATTTGTGCCATGTTCTCGTATTGCGACATTATTTAAGATAGAAAGCATTGTCCTTAGAGTATCTAAAATACCTTTAGTATCTGACTTCTTACCTGTACAATTAGAATATCATCTCGACAGCAGACATCTATATAGACCTTGCCAACCTCACCTACATAAGCATAAATATCGTTCGAAAGTAATCATTGTTACCTAAGAGATATAAGAGGATCAGCTAAATTCTGTAAAATAAATCTTCTTGTAAACCGCGCGATTTGTAAGGTGGAATTTGGCAGCTCATTTGAACAGCAGAGCGGCCAGTGTGACCCAAGGCTTTACATGTGCAAGACGGAGGCTGGCACCGCGCAAGGTATTTTACAGGTACGACATATAGgagtgatattattttttttaaggcaaGTTTCCTATGGCGATGTGATAAGTAGAGAATAGTAGTGCTTCGTTATTACTATTTGCTCCCTGGTGAGGTGTAGTATCTATAATCCCATCGATTTCATCATCCTTACCGCTGTTGGAAGCGTTTGATAAGAGTACTGACAGTATTCACAGAAAACGGATAGTTTCGATATTCCCGGAAACTATAGTGACAAGTGATAATTTAATATTGATGCAACGTGTAATAGATGATCCTGTAAATGTGTGGATAATTTTAGAGATAGAAATGAGGATAGGTAAAATTCAACTAATAGGGAAAGACTGACTTTTATGAATGTCACTTAATTAGCATTATTGAAACTACCGCAAACGATGAATGAGTGAGAAAACGTTTGATGGGTTGTTCAGTGACCGATGATTTACTTTTTATGACTTAAAGAAATGGATACTCTAGAGTTCTTTATTTGCACTTTCTATCATGACGTGACTGGTGTCACGTATACATCTGCGAGATCTGTGAGGCAACGAATTCTTAACAATTGGATACTTAGTATACACATTAGTTTTGGAAAAGAACGTACATTCAATAATTCTTAAAAGTGAGTCTTTCTCACCCTTTTACTGACCACTGATGCACTTTTATTGTTTCAAAGATATGGCACACGTGTCCCTCTGTCTTGCGTGTTAATGTTTCATCTCTCAGGAGATTACAATCGTGTTCCATACGTAAAATATCTCTATTGTCATTCGCATTCACAAAATTGACCACAATACGGAGTCCTGACTTTACGCTAGCGTTTAATGTGTGATCAAGAACGATGGCTAGAAATACCGTTGCTCCCCCGTGTGGCAACCATTTCTTGTTTTCTACTTCCtgtattgtggttgttattgccaATGGCAGTAACACCGCCAATTACCGACTAATGCTACACAGTCGTCTTTTTAGTTATACGTgcaataatgtttttgttttcatcttaatTGTAATCGGCAATTTTCTTCGTAATCGCTGCTGTTGTTCCTTGTGAATACGTATTGGGGATTCTCATGATCCGGGATGGTTagaaaagaagaatgattattgtaatatgtTCTATGACCACGTTGCTCTCAATATTTTAATACCAATaaatataactgttatcatcaccatcgctttcattaccgttatcattatttgtcatatAGTAAcgtaaataatgataaggatgtagtaatgagaataataatatagaatattTTTGTAGTACTGTTACTATATGGCttgtattgcttttgttattaccattactgttatcaatattttttttttagttaatgctACTATTgtcactgctactgttattagtattgttatctagtattactgttcttgttaatgttgttatcattgttgtcagtgTAATTACAGTAGCAACTACCTGTTATTATTTTGGTCGGTAGTAGTGTTTCTAGCAATATACTAGATGTTGAAATCTTTACAATTTTGATAATCTTGAATAACCATGGCCACCCGATTCTATTCACAACCATCATCTTACACATAATTTTGACTCCAAGGGCGACAGACACACCATCACTCTGTCAGAGGCGCCCGCACGTAGCTTCAGTAACAATTACAAGCTTCGTTGCCACTCGTTGCAGCCAAGGATCTCCAGACGTCACCCCGGCGCCTCTCCGAGTCTCTGCCCAAGACGAGCTCCTCGACCTCAGGGCTCCTTCGCCGACATGGCCCCGAAGATCAACAAGAAGCTTCTGCCTTTGAAGGTTCACTACTTCCTCAAGTATGGTGGTAAGTGTGCCATTCTTTATTTTGGGGCAGCCTATTGCGCCTTGGCCCCAGGGACAAGGAGTGTCAAGGAGGAGTCTTTATCCTGCCGAGTAGCTGTCAGAGGTACAATTACTCTCAATTTAGCGGTTCTTGAGACGTGCGAGCCAGGCCGTCGAGAAACGAGCTGAAGTAATTTTTATGCACAATAGTTGACCTTATGCAATGGTTTCACACTTTCTTGGCCAGTTAGTGTTAACGAAATAATGTGAACTTATAAATGTGACGCAAATGTGTGGCGTACAGGACACTGAAAATGTGTAATTTATGTAAAGGTGGCAGAAGGTGGCGTTGACTTCTACATTACGCCGAATATGTTTGCATTGTTAAAAAATATTGTGGGGGCTCTGATGTGGGCGACATGAaagtgctcagccggcaaggagtctatcagtaggccctagttaccgatcctgatttccccattcctattattggcgggaaaatgtgtttttcttattaataccattgctatcgatactgttatcattattattattgatgttatgattattaaattgtcattaaagaTTTGAAATAAGAGAGGCGGGGTAAAGATAAACGTtctgaaatataaatgtaaataaatggacATATATTTTTGCATGGTATTCAGAAAGAATGTTGGCACATCATTTTTAGGCTTTATCTGATCTGAAATGAATATTTTTCTTACTCTCGCTACATCTTTACAGGAATTGCTCTCCTCCCATTCCTGCCAGTGGTTGTTCGACAGAAGGGCGTGCCTGCCCAGGGCGTGGGTCTTATGTGGACCGTTACTCCCTTGGCCTCTGCGAAGGCTGCCATCACATTTGGGGCGCTCGCGGATGCCCTCAAGATCCACCGCGCTATATTCCTAGTGGGTTTGGCCATCCTCGGCGCCTCCTTTACCGCCATGTTCTTCGTCCCGAGCATTCCATGGCGAGAGATGGACGCCCCTGTTCCCAGCACGGTTGAACTACTGTGTAAACAGGACACCACCTCCCTCGGAATTTGTCCAGGTGTTGGCAAACCCGAAAACTCAATTTTGCCGCTGTTTCTTGGTTGTGATTCTAATGATGTTGTTAATGCGGGTGTGATGGACGAATGGACTTCGGGGAACTGCAGTCTCCAGTGTAATCTGCCGTACTCGCTCGACGGTGACGGAGACGATGTGAGGGAAGGAACGGAGATTACAGTGCTGTTGGGCGTGGATCCGCCACATCAGTTGTGTAATAACGGTACTTGTCTTATGTCCGTCGGGGTCGACCTCGATAAGTACTTCCATAAGGACAACAACTTATCTTGTGGCGTGACGTACCATGGCACTTGCCGTTACGTTTGCGGGCCAAAGTCTGGCGAGCATAAGGATACCACTCTCACACACTTACTCAAGACGGGAGAATTCTGGCTCATGTTCCTCTGTCTCATGTTGGTTTATGGCTCCAACAGCACCACCACGACTATGGCGGACACGGTTTGCTTCTATATGTTAGGACAGGATCGACATAAGTATGGGCACCAGCGGCTGTGGGGCAGCCTTGCCTGGGGTATCGTGGGTATGGCGAGTGGCGCTTTGGTTGACCTCTTCTCAGTGGGTCAGCCAAAAGTCAATTATCTGCCTGCACTCGTCATCGCTGTGACGTTCCTAACCCTCAATGTTATCGCCTCCACGAAGATCACATTTGAAGTACCGAAGAAGGAGAAGCTGACAGCTAGTGCCATGTACAACACCTTCTGTTCTCCGAGGATGATTGTGTTCCTGGTAAGTCAATATCGATGACTTGCACTTAGCTCATATACAATTTGTAAACCTCGTGTATCAATATAGGAAATCCAATATATTATGCTTTATGGTAATCAAGTTAAATATCTTTGTTCGTTTTTTCCTTGacaattttttttgtcatttacagcttatttctttcccttccagaTGACGGTCCTGGTGCTTGGAATGACCATGGGAATCCAATGGACATTCCTTCTAATTGTTGTGGAGGATGTTGCAAATGCCTGGGACCCAACCTTCCCTTACATCAAGCTATTGCAAGGCCTTTTAGTGGGAAGTGACTGCTTCTTAGGAGACGTTCCTTTCCTCTACATTTCATGTAAGTACCATTAAAAGTTGGCATCCTCATTTTAAATCTTTAGCCTCACTGACACCAGCTTATATGTTTATAGAACATTGTTTGTATAATTTGTATAACATTATGAAAATTGAATTGTATTTTTAATCACTCACCCAACTTTTTTCCTTCACAGCATATATAATCAAGAAACTTGGCAACGTCTTAACTTTCCTGATGGTGCTTGTGGTGTTTAGTATTCGCCATTTGTTATACTCAGCAGTTGTTAATCCTTGGTACTTCCTGCCTGTCAGCCTGCTGCATGGCCTTTCATTCTCAGTATTTTATCCTAATATGATGTCATATGCAAGTTCCATGGCTCCTAAGGGTGTCCAAGCAATGATGCAAGGCACTGTAAAGTCCTTCTTCATTGGAGGTGAGCATTAGCAAATTCTTTCTTCAAGTATGGAATGAAGACATTTCCATtcctgattatatatattttaaaattaaccaATGATATACTAATTCTAGAGATTAAGTATGATGattaaaatgcaataaaaagtAAACTCTAAGTATTATCGCACTGTTAGATTCACAGTCAGTAATTTCACACTGAAAGTCATAATATAGTTTTCTAAATAGGAATTTGTATCTTGCAGGATCTGCTATAGGGGGATTCCTTGGTGGTACGCTTATAGAAACAGTTGGCGGCTCCAAAACCTTCCTGTATCTAGGACTGTTCCTAGCACTGTATACCGTGATCTTTGCTGCAGTTCAGTTACTCATCTACAAAATGCATCCAGAGAGTCCACAAGGTGAGAGAACTTGCTTGCACATTTTTGGTTGACCATAAATGGaatgatttataaaaataaagtaagaatAGACAGAGTATTAAATAAAGGAAATCTTCATCCAACCCAGTATAATTAAAATACATTAAACAAAAGAGATGATTTATGCAATATCAATTTATGCAGTATGAATATAGAtactgtgtttgtgcatttgcagTTCTATATTTTAATAATTGCTTAGGATTAGATATATGCAGAAGTGCCAT
The genomic region above belongs to Penaeus chinensis breed Huanghai No. 1 chromosome 20, ASM1920278v2, whole genome shotgun sequence and contains:
- the LOC125035910 gene encoding major facilitator superfamily domain-containing protein 6-like, whose translation is MTITGIWSPKSFVKIICKSPITVIILDIITIMISSLLKRLVLHHTTLPGLSATEEFIHSWIPKGCLISRRFLPKPGSLPPSPRQAATRAPLSTCFSSRPLLSQRTNMSLACKLINHCYLRDIRGSAKFCKINLLVNRAICKVEFGSSFEQQSGQCDPRLYMCKTEAGTAQGILQGDRHTITLSEAPARSFSNNYKLRCHSLQPRISRRHPGASPSLCPRRAPRPQGSFADMAPKINKKLLPLKVHYFLKYGGIALLPFLPVVVRQKGVPAQGVGLMWTVTPLASAKAAITFGALADALKIHRAIFLVGLAILGASFTAMFFVPSIPWREMDAPVPSTVELLCKQDTTSLGICPGVGKPENSILPLFLGCDSNDVVNAGVMDEWTSGNCSLQCNLPYSLDGDGDDVREGTEITVLLGVDPPHQLCNNGTCLMSVGVDLDKYFHKDNNLSCGVTYHGTCRYVCGPKSGEHKDTTLTHLLKTGEFWLMFLCLMLVYGSNSTTTTMADTVCFYMLGQDRHKYGHQRLWGSLAWGIVGMASGALVDLFSVGQPKVNYLPALVIAVTFLTLNVIASTKITFEVPKKEKLTASAMYNTFCSPRMIVFLMTVLVLGMTMGIQWTFLLIVVEDVANAWDPTFPYIKLLQGLLVGSDCFLGDVPFLYISSYIIKKLGNVLTFLMVLVVFSIRHLLYSAVVNPWYFLPVSLLHGLSFSVFYPNMMSYASSMAPKGVQAMMQGTVKSFFIGGSAIGGFLGGTLIETVGGSKTFLYLGLFLALYTVIFAAVQLLIYKMHPESPQDGRGEYSVPADSHIQNEKEDVEAQDDPQELQKTPLYKEDIIKDPFIDN